In Opitutaceae bacterium TAV5, one genomic interval encodes:
- a CDS encoding DeoR family transcriptional regulator: protein MLRQSHQLTSLTPSMSISSVTKPSQLRRKEILKLLGEREHCTIVELTERFGVSVPTIYRDVDALVKTQQASKTHGGIKFRPGSAAKQQPATDNFEIRLHRQLKAKKEIARKALALLEEDDVVFFDSSTTVLHLAREVTGLRQKRLTVITNSGPVINEFPSFPPSITLIQIGGIYHAQLHSFLGGIAMQTVEALRINKVFFSAVGFTASGAFTFHEDHAAFLKRLMERCKGVFLADSSKFGREALFKICEWRDIDTFVGDSSLPSQALEFIKKSVSTVL, encoded by the coding sequence ATGTTGCGACAAAGCCACCAACTCACCAGCCTCACGCCAAGTATGAGCATTTCGTCAGTCACCAAACCCAGCCAGTTACGCAGAAAGGAGATCCTCAAGTTGCTCGGAGAACGCGAGCACTGCACCATTGTCGAGTTAACGGAGCGGTTCGGGGTGTCTGTGCCGACCATCTATCGGGATGTCGATGCGCTGGTTAAAACCCAGCAGGCCAGCAAAACTCATGGTGGAATCAAATTTCGGCCCGGTTCTGCCGCCAAACAACAGCCAGCTACCGACAATTTCGAGATTCGTTTACACCGGCAACTCAAGGCAAAAAAGGAAATAGCACGCAAGGCACTGGCCTTGCTGGAGGAGGATGACGTGGTGTTTTTCGACTCCTCTACAACGGTTCTGCATCTGGCGCGCGAGGTGACTGGGCTGAGACAAAAGCGTTTGACCGTCATCACCAACTCCGGACCGGTCATCAACGAATTCCCCTCTTTTCCTCCATCCATCACGTTGATCCAGATTGGTGGTATCTACCATGCCCAATTGCACTCGTTCCTCGGAGGAATCGCCATGCAAACCGTCGAGGCATTGCGCATCAACAAGGTCTTCTTTTCGGCAGTGGGCTTTACTGCCAGTGGAGCGTTCACGTTCCACGAAGACCATGCCGCCTTTCTCAAGCGCCTGATGGAACGCTGCAAGGGGGTTTTTCTCGCCGACAGTTCCAAATTCGGTCGCGAGGCTTTGTTCAAAATTTGCGAGTGGAGGGACATCGACACCTTTGTCGGCGACAGCAGCCTGCCATCCCAGGCATTAGAGTTCATCAAAAAATCAGTCTCGACGGTTCTGTAG